The following are from one region of the Macaca thibetana thibetana isolate TM-01 chromosome 2, ASM2454274v1, whole genome shotgun sequence genome:
- the CCDC54 gene encoding coiled-coil domain-containing protein 54: MYTLHTKRVKAAAREMWTSNVSKVRQSFKNVYHKCKIRHQDSTRYPTVTSDDCNQDDVSYDGKMNLTVVLQDVKTAQVELFSQMTDIVHAIPKVHEKTDLYQKQMEVLETRMNVNEDKQCTTTKDILSMKEDIKALKKKVTELEKQNSYSRIHCLEIPEGERGEEITELLYKLIQPATLKNTVASTDREMSSAEPEKVPSYPKSTDHLEKITISPQIKTLKKRNHQNASRNFKTAKPNIYIYPDFSTWIKLTFVHGGKWTFFLSATKLEEFIQWLLSRPTILPEEPQVITQRYCPFTGLILSLTTICLSMFNNIYGFIRSLKEEVTRL, translated from the coding sequence ATGTACACACTTCACACCAAAAGGGTAAAAGCTGCTGCTAGGGAAATGTGGACTTCAAATGTCTCCAAGGTcagacagtcttttaaaaatgtttaccacAAATGTAAGATTCGGCACCAAGATTCAACTAGATATCCAACTGTGACATCTGATGATTGTAATCAAGATGATGTTAGTTATGACGGAAAAATGAATCTTACAGTAGTGCTCCAAGATGTTAAAACTGCTCAAGTTGAACTTTTCAGCCAAATGACTGACATTGTCCATGCGATACCAAAAGTCCATGAAAAGACTGACTTGTACCAAAAACAGATGGAGGTCCTGGAAACCAGAATGAATGTTAATGAAGACAAACAATGCACAACAACTAAAGATATCCTCTCTATGAAAGAAGACATCAAGGCCTTAAAGAAGAAGGTGACAGAACTGGAAAAGCAGAATTCCTACTCCAGGATACATTGTCTAGAGATTCCGGAGGGAGAAAGGGGTGAAGAAATCACAGAACTGCTTTACAAACTCATACAACCAGCAACTCTGAAGAACACAGTGGCCTCTACAGACAGGGAAATGTCTTCAGCAGAACCAGAGAAAGTGCCCAGTTATCCAAAGTCCACTGACCATCTTGAGAAAATAACAATttctccccaaattaaaactCTGAAGAAACGTAACCATCAAAATGCATCAAGGAACTTTAAAACAGCAAagccaaatatttacatttacccAGACTTCAGTACATGGATCAAGCTAACTTTTGTTCATGGAGGAAAATGGACATTTTTCCTCAGTGCTACCAAGTTAGAAGAATTCATCCAGTGGCTTCTTTCTAGGCCAACCATTCTCCCTGAAGAACCCCAGGTCATAACCCAGAGATATTGTCCATTCACTGGGCTTATTTTGAGCTTGACCACAATCTGTCTCTCCATGTTCAACAATATTTACGGCTTTATTCGTTCCTTAAAAGAAGAGGTAACTCGACTATAG